The segment CGGCGAGCACTTTCCTACAATATGAAACTTGGGATAGGTGGAGTTGTGACCTTTAAGAATGGTGGACTGGATAAATTTTTGGCTGAAATACCCTTAGAAAATATAGTGCTGGAAACAGATGCCCCTTACCTTGCAACCTCCTTACAGAGGTAAAAGGAATGAAAGTTCTTACCTGAAGATTATTGCCGGAAAAGTAGCTGAACTATATAATGTTCCGCTTGAGGAAGTAGCAGCTGTAACCACAGGGAATTCCCTTGATATCTTCGGTAGATAAAACTATATTTAAATATTAATTTTGTTCTTTTGTTAAGCTAATCAAACCAAGCCTGTGTCTAGATTCGAAGATATAAGATTTTATAATGAAGAGGAAGTGCAGCCTGCACTTAAAAAGTATGTGCATCATCCAATGATCAAAGCTTTGCTTCAATTTACTTTTCCTGAAAATTCTTATAGTGAAATTGAAGCAATAGCGGCTCAGTGCCATTCGATTCGAGATTTTCAAACAAAAATAATTTATAAAACGGTTCAAAGGGTACTGGAGAAAAGTTCAGAAGGATTAACCTATAGTGGTTTTGACCAGCTGAAGAAGGATGAATCTTATCTATATATTTCCAATCATCGCGATATTATTCTGGATACCTGTCTCCTTAACTACCTCCTGTATGAACAGGATTTGATCATGACAGCTTCAGCTATAGGTGACAATCTTGTGCAGAAGCCATTTTTATTAATGCTTTCAAGAATTAATCGCAATTTTCTTGTTCAGCGGGGACTTAGCCCGAGAACAATGCTTCAGAGCTCACAGAATCTTTCCGAATATATTAAACATCTGCTTTTTGAAGAAAATCGGTCCGTTTGGATGGCGCAGCGGGAAGGTCGTACAAAAGATGGGAATGATACCACTCAACAGGGCGTTTTAAAAATGCTGGCAATGGCCAAGGGAGAGATGAGTCTTTCAGAATATTTTTCAAAAATTAAAATTGTTCCTGTTTCCATTTCTTATGAATTTGATCCTACAGATATCATGAAAATGCCAGAAATTATGGCGAAAAGAATGGAGGAAACTTATGTGAAATCTGCAAATGAGGATTTTAAATCTATTATGAAGGGGGCATTAGGAAATAAAGGGCGCATTCATATAGAGGCAGGGAAAGTTTTTACTAAAGAATGGTTTGAGCCTGTTGTAAAACAAGAATCCTCTGTAAATGATTTTCTTAAAACAATTACTTTAAATATAGATAAAGAGATTCACTCTAATTATAAATTGTGGCCTTCCAATTATATAGCCTGTGATCTTCTCCTTAATAACGACAGTCATTCTTCAAAATATACTCAGAAAGAAAAAAGGCAATTTGAACGACGTCTCACCCGTAGAATAAACTGTGAAAATTCCCTGGAAGTGAATAGCTACCTTTTAATGTATGCCAATCCTGTTATAAATAAGGAAGCTCTTAATGAAGGCAAAATCTAGAATTTTACTTATTTATACTTATGGTACCATTGGTATGATCAAAGATTTTGAAACGGGTGCTTTAAAAGCTTTTAACTTTAGTGAGCTTTTGCAGAATATCCCTGAGTTAAAGCTTCTGGAGCATACTATAGATACTGTAAGCTTCAAAGAACCAATTGATTCTTCAAATATGAACCCTGTTTACTGGGTATCACTTGCCCGGATAATAGAGGAGCGATATGAGAAATATGACGGTTTTGTGGTTTTGCACGGCAGCGATACCATGTCGTATTCTGCAGCTGCTCTAAGTTTTATGTTTGAAGATCTTACCAAACCTATTATTTTCACCTAAGTTCCCAATTACCAATTGGAGATTTAAGGACTGATGCTAAAGAAAATCTTATTACCAGTATCCAGATCGCCGGATTACAAAAGCAGGGGAAACTTAGGTTATCTCTGAAGTTGGTTTATATTTTGAATATAAACTTTACAGGGGAAACCGAACCACTAAATTAAATGCGGAACATTTTCAGGCTTTTTCCTCTCTTAATTATCCTGCTTTGGTAGAATCTGGAGTATATTTATCTGTCAATTATAATGCACTTTGGAAGACGAACAGGAGGAGAAAAACAAAATTACATACAGAACTTAACGAAGATGTTCTAATTTTAAAGATGTTTCCGGGCATAAATGAGCAAACGATTGATCATATTCTCTCGAGAAAAAATTTAAAAGGGGTTATTTTGGAAACTTTTGGAAGTGGAAATGCCCCTACCGACAAATGGTTTATTAAAATTTTAAAAAAATATATTTCCCGCGGATTGGTGGTAGTAAATGTCACTCAATGTATAGCAGGAAGTGTCTCAATGGGTCAATATGAGACAAGTACGCAACTAAAGAAAATAGGAGTGGTGTCAGGAAAAGATATCACAACTGAAGCAGCAGTTGCAAAATTGATGTATCTTTTGGGGAAAGAACTGTCACCAGAGGTTTTTAAGACAATTTTTGAAACTTCCCTGCGTGGGGAAATGTTATAAAATTAACGAATCTTATTTGATGGTAATGGTTTTTTTTTGTTATTTGGCGCACCAATTTAGAACAGCTTAATAGAGAGGTGGCCGAGTGGTCGAAGGCGCACGCCTGGAAAGTGTGTATACCCCACAAGGGTATCGAGGGTTCGAATCCCTTCCTCTCTGCAAGTGTTTTTAATAAAAAATTATTTTTATATCTTTAACCCTTTAACTAATTAATTAAGAAACAGTAATGAAAAGATTATTTTCAACTTTGGTAATCGCTTCGATTATGTTATTTGGAGCTGCGCAAGTAAACGCGACTAATTATGTGACTGCACAGCCGGATAATATCGTGAATTTTATTCAGGATGAAGAAGTAGCCCTCGATACACAAGAGGAAGAATCCGTTGGTTTTCACCAGGAATTAAAAAGACGATTTATTGAAGGAGGCCCTGGCTTTATGGGGATCGTTCTTTTGTGTTTAATTCTTGGACTGGCCATTGCCATTGAGAGAATTATCTTTTTAAACCTTTCTACTACAAATACAAGAAAACTTGCACAGGATGTTGAAGACGCTTTAAACAGTGGCGGGATTGAAGCTGCTAAAGAAGTTTGTCGTAATACAAGAGGTCCTGTTGCTTCTATATACTACCAGGGTCTTGATAGAGCCGATGAGAGCATTGAAGCTGCAGAGAAAGCAGTTGTTGCTTATGGTGGTGTTCAAATGGGAACGTTAGAGAAAAACGTTTCCTGGGTATCTCTTTTTATTGCTCTTGCTCCTATGCTTGGGTTCATGGGTACGGTAATAGGGATGATTCAGGCCTTCGATAGAATCGAAGCTGCAGGAGATATGCAACCATCTTTGGTAGCAGGAGGTATTAAAGTAGCACTTCTTACTACTGTATTTGGTTTAATTGTTGCTATTATTCTTCAAATTTTCTATAACTACATTATCGCTAAGATTGATAGTATTGTTAATGATATGGAAGATGCTTCTATTCTTCTTATCGACATGCTTGTTGACTACAAAAACAGAAAAAGAATCTAAGAGCAATAAACTATGACCATTCATAAAATCTTAAAATATCTGGCACTCGTTATTGGTGTGATAGGTCTTATCCTTCTGGGTAGGATTATTATGACTTACGATGATGCTATAGAATCCTCTGCTGCGACCCAGCAAAGTGTAGTAACTCCATTTCTCTGGCTGGCCTATATAGTTATGGCAGTGATCCTGGTGCTTGTTATATTCTTTGTTATTAAAGGTCTGTTTAGAGGAAATATTAAAAACACGCTTATTTCAGTAGGTGCATTCTTACTTATTGTAGCAGTAGCTTACGTGCTTTCTGATGGAACTCAGAAAACATTAAAGGATGGAGAAATTCTATCGGCCAGTACTGATCATTGGGTTGGTGCTTAAGTTTGATTACTTTCTATATCCTGGCTGCAATTGCGGTAGGTGCAATGGTAGTCTCCGGAATAAGGAAACTAATTAAATAATACTATTATGGCAAGAAGAGCATCACCAGAAGTTAATGCCGGGTCTATGGCCGATATAGCATTCCTGCTATTGATTTTCTTCCTGGTAACTACAACCATTGAGACAGATCGTGGGATAAGCAGGAAACTGCCTCCTATCCCAGAAGACAATGTTGTACCGCTTATTATTAAACAGAAGAACATCTTTACTGTTATTGTGAACAGAAATAATGAGCTTCTTGTTGAAGAGGAAGTAATGGAACTTTCTGCTCTACGTCAGGCAGCAGTTGAATTTCTAGATAATGGTGCCGGAACAGGTGAGGAGGCATGTGATTATTGCCAGGGACCGAGAGATCCCGCATCTTCAGATAATCCTGAAAAAGCAATTATCTCGTTGGTGAACGACCGAAAAACGGAATATAGAACTTATATATCTGTTCAAAATGAATTGGTTGCAGCCTACAATGAGTTGAGGAACCGTGAGGCTCAAAGGCTTTATGGAAGAAGTTTCCAGGAAATGGAGGCTCAGTACAATGATCCTAATTTTAGAGGTGATAGAGAAGCTTTAGGAGAGAAGATCGATATTGTTAAAGAAATGTATCCTCAAAAACTATCTGAAGCAGAGCCAACAAGTTAAAAGAGAAGAATTATGAGTAAATTTAAAAAGAAAAAGAGCGGAGAATTGCCTGCAATTAGTACGGCTTCCCTTCCCGATATTGTTTTTATGCTACTTTTCTTCTTCATGGTTGCTACGGTAATGCGTCAAAATACATTGATGGTTCAAAATCAATTACCGTTTGCAGATCAGGTAGAGAAGTTGGATAAAAAGGACCTGGTAATGTATATCTATGCGGGTAAGCCAAGCCAGAGATATCAACAACGTTTTGGTACAGAAGCACGTATACAGTTAAACGACAAGTTTGCTGATGTGAGTGAAGTGCAGCAGTTTATATATTCTGAAAGAGAATCCAAGCGTGAGGAGTTAATCCCTTACCTTACTACGGCCTTAAAAGTTGACGTAGAAACTAATATGGGTCTTGTATCAGATATTAAGCAGGAGCTTAGAAAAGCTGAAGCACTTAAGATAAACTACACAACCTTAACAGGTGAGGTAGGTAGAAATTAAAATAATTATATTACTGTTTAAAACATCCCACTTAAGTGCATCCGGTTTTGGGATGTTTTTTTTTACTTTTATCTTTCGTCTTTTACATCTGTAATTAATGAAGAATTTATTTCTCTTCCTGGTTGGAAACCTGGTATCAATATCAGCAATTGCTCAGGAAACTATTATAGCGCCAACAGTAATAGATAGTGCTTATCGGGAAGACCAGATTTATGTGGGTTTAACTTTCCATTTATTGACAGATTTACCCGGCGAGGTAACCCAAAAAGCATTTTCGGGAGGTTTTCACTTAGGGTTTATTCGGGATTTTCCTATTAATCAAAGACGTAATATTGCACTGGGTGCAGGTTTGGGATGGTCCATTAATACCTATGGACATGAATTGTTCATTGGTGAGGATGAGGAGGGGAAAACTATTTTCAGGGATCTAAATGCCCGGGATATTGAGTATGACACTAATAGGTTGTCCACTCATCTTATTGAAGTACCTATAGAATTTAGGTGGCGTACCTCTACCCCGGAGACTTATAAGTTCTGGAGAGTATATGCGGGAGTGCGGCTGGGTTACGCTTATTTTCTTAAAACAAACTTTAAACAGGACGGCAATCAGGTAATGCAGAAAGAAGTTCCGGAATTTCAGCGATTCAGGATAGGAAGCACCCTGACGTTCGGCTATAATACTTTTAACTTTCACGTATACTACAGCCTGAATCCCTTCTTTCAGGATGCTGCCCTTAATCAGTCTGAAATAGGTATGTCCACTCTAAAGCTGGGTTTAATGTTCTATATTTTATAGCCAGAAGTTCAATACAATGATTTGAGGGACCAGGCCAATAAAAAATCCAAGGATCAATTCCAGCCAGGTGTGGGCTTTAAGTTCCATTCTGGAAGTTGCAGTTAATCCTATGGCCACTATCATAAAAGATATGGTGTAAATGAGG is part of the Antarcticibacterium sp. 1MA-6-2 genome and harbors:
- a CDS encoding 1-acyl-sn-glycerol-3-phosphate acyltransferase is translated as MSRFEDIRFYNEEEVQPALKKYVHHPMIKALLQFTFPENSYSEIEAIAAQCHSIRDFQTKIIYKTVQRVLEKSSEGLTYSGFDQLKKDESYLYISNHRDIILDTCLLNYLLYEQDLIMTASAIGDNLVQKPFLLMLSRINRNFLVQRGLSPRTMLQSSQNLSEYIKHLLFEENRSVWMAQREGRTKDGNDTTQQGVLKMLAMAKGEMSLSEYFSKIKIVPVSISYEFDPTDIMKMPEIMAKRMEETYVKSANEDFKSIMKGALGNKGRIHIEAGKVFTKEWFEPVVKQESSVNDFLKTITLNIDKEIHSNYKLWPSNYIACDLLLNNDSHSSKYTQKEKRQFERRLTRRINCENSLEVNSYLLMYANPVINKEALNEGKI
- a CDS encoding MotA/TolQ/ExbB proton channel family protein; this translates as MKRLFSTLVIASIMLFGAAQVNATNYVTAQPDNIVNFIQDEEVALDTQEEESVGFHQELKRRFIEGGPGFMGIVLLCLILGLAIAIERIIFLNLSTTNTRKLAQDVEDALNSGGIEAAKEVCRNTRGPVASIYYQGLDRADESIEAAEKAVVAYGGVQMGTLEKNVSWVSLFIALAPMLGFMGTVIGMIQAFDRIEAAGDMQPSLVAGGIKVALLTTVFGLIVAIILQIFYNYIIAKIDSIVNDMEDASILLIDMLVDYKNRKRI
- a CDS encoding biopolymer transporter ExbD; amino-acid sequence: MARRASPEVNAGSMADIAFLLLIFFLVTTTIETDRGISRKLPPIPEDNVVPLIIKQKNIFTVIVNRNNELLVEEEVMELSALRQAAVEFLDNGAGTGEEACDYCQGPRDPASSDNPEKAIISLVNDRKTEYRTYISVQNELVAAYNELRNREAQRLYGRSFQEMEAQYNDPNFRGDREALGEKIDIVKEMYPQKLSEAEPTS
- a CDS encoding biopolymer transporter ExbD, yielding MSKFKKKKSGELPAISTASLPDIVFMLLFFFMVATVMRQNTLMVQNQLPFADQVEKLDKKDLVMYIYAGKPSQRYQQRFGTEARIQLNDKFADVSEVQQFIYSERESKREELIPYLTTALKVDVETNMGLVSDIKQELRKAEALKINYTTLTGEVGRN
- a CDS encoding porin family protein — its product is MKNLFLFLVGNLVSISAIAQETIIAPTVIDSAYREDQIYVGLTFHLLTDLPGEVTQKAFSGGFHLGFIRDFPINQRRNIALGAGLGWSINTYGHELFIGEDEEGKTIFRDLNARDIEYDTNRLSTHLIEVPIEFRWRTSTPETYKFWRVYAGVRLGYAYFLKTNFKQDGNQVMQKEVPEFQRFRIGSTLTFGYNTFNFHVYYSLNPFFQDAALNQSEIGMSTLKLGLMFYIL